One genomic region from Bacteroidota bacterium encodes:
- a CDS encoding T9SS type A sorting domain-containing protein, translated as MSTKYSFKNIQRAVIFQLLCVIVVINNAISQNSQVVWSSFNMGYANSTQSNTMVKSVVGQNFVGTSQQSNTQVISGFLADTLFRSISVGVKEQKELPTEYSLSQNYPNPFNPTTTIRYDLPTASHVVLKVYNVLGQEVATLINEQKTVGKHSFEFRASDFELSSGVYFYRLVAGEFVSVKKFILVR; from the coding sequence ATGAGTACAAAATATTCTTTTAAAAATATACAGCGAGCAGTTATATTCCAACTGCTTTGCGTGATAGTTGTAATAAATAATGCTATTTCTCAGAACAGCCAAGTCGTTTGGTCGTCATTCAATATGGGATATGCAAATTCTACTCAATCGAACACGATGGTAAAATCGGTGGTCGGACAAAATTTTGTTGGTACATCCCAACAATCAAATACTCAAGTAATCAGCGGTTTCCTGGCGGATACTTTGTTCAGAAGTATATCTGTCGGTGTGAAAGAGCAAAAAGAGCTTCCAACCGAATATTCGTTATCACAGAATTATCCCAATCCGTTTAATCCAACAACAACTATTCGGTATGATTTACCGACTGCATCTCATGTTGTTCTGAAAGTCTATAATGTACTTGGACAGGAAGTTGCAACATTGATCAACGAACAAAAAACTGTTGGCAAACACAGTTTCGAATTTCGCGCTTCGGATTTCGAACTTTCGAGCGGCGTATACTTTTACAGATTAGTTGCTGGTGAATTTGTTTCTGTTAAGAAATTTATATTGGTGAGGTAG